The following DNA comes from Shinella zoogloeoides.
AAGTCGGCCGGGGCCTTCTTGTCGAGCGGCTTCTTCTTCGCCTTCATGATATTCGGCAGTGAGGCATAACGCGGCTCGTTGAGGCGAAGGTCGGTGGTGACCACTGCCGGAAGCTTGACCTCGATGGTCTGCAGACCGCCGTCGACTTCGCGCGTGACCTGGGCCGAGCCGGAACCGATCTCGACCTTGGAGGCGAAGGTGGCCTGCGCCCAGCCGAGCAGGGCCGAGAGCATCTGGCCGGTCTGGTTCGAGTCGTCGTCGATCGCCTGCTTGCCGACGATGACGAGGCCGGGCTGTTCTGCCTCGGCAACACCCTTGAGGATCTTGGCGACGGCAAGCGGTTCGACGGCGTCGTCCGTCTCGACCAGCACGGCGCGGTCGGCGCCCATGGCGAGCGCGGTGCGCAGCGTCTCTTCGGCCTTGGCAGGGCCGATCGACACCACCACCACTTCCTCGGCCTTGCCCGCCTCCTTCAGACGCAGCGCCTCCTCGACCGAAATCTCGTCGAACGGGTTCATCGACATCTTCACATTGGCAAGCTCGACACCCGAGCCATCAGACTTCACACGGATCTTTACGTTGTAGTCAACAACACGCTTGACTGGGACCAGGATCTTCATGGTGCAATTCCTCCTCGGTTCGTTACATGCGGCCGCGCAGGGCTTCCGGATCGTAGGGCGATTCCGCGATCACGCGGGCCTTGCGCCGCTCGCCGAGGATCGGCACTTCCAGCTCCGTTCCGGGCGTTCCGAGTTCGACCGGCAGCAGCGCGAAGGCGATGTCGTGGCCGACCGTATAGGCATAGCTGCCTGATGTGATGCGCCCGACGAGCTTGCCTTCGTGATAGATACCCTCGTGGATCAGGGAGCTTGCATCCTCCGTGTCGATGGCGATCGTCACCGAGCGCTGCTTCACGCCTTCCTGCTGCTGGTGCACCAGCGCCGCCTTGCCGATGAAATCGCCCTTGTCGAGCCGGATGAAGCGGTCGAGGCTGCTTTCCCAGGCCGTCAGTTCCGGGTTCATGTCGCGATACATGGCGCGGTAGGATTTTTCGAGGCGCAGGGATTCCAGCGCGTGATAACCGATGAGACGCAGGCCGTGCGGCTCGCCCGCAGCAAGAATCGCCTGCAGAAGCTGCCGCTGGTAGGGCAGCGGATGGTAGAGTTCCCAGCCGAGCTCGCCTTCATAGTTGACGCGCAGCATGCGCACGTCGGTGGCAAGGCCGACCGTGCCGGACTTGACGCCGAACCACGGGAAGGCCTCGTTGGAAAGGTCCATCTCGGTAAGGCCCTGCAGCACCTCTCGGGCCTTGGGGCCGACGACGGTGAAGCAGCCGCGCTCGTTGGTGACGTTGCGAAGCTGCACGCTGCCGTCCTTCGGCAGCAGCTTCGACAGGTCGTCGAAATTCCAGCGCTCCGCACGCGGCGTCGAGATCAGGTAGAAGCTGCCGTCTTCGAGGCGGGCCACCACATATTCGGCCTGCACGCCGCCGTTCTTCGTCAGGTGATGGCTGAGATTGACGCGGCCCGCCTTCGGCAGGCGGTTGGCGAGGATGCCGTCGAGCCAGGCTTCGGCACCGGGGCCGGAAACCTCGTACTTGGTCATCGGCGTCATCTCGACGAGGCCGACGGCATTGCGCACCGCCTTCACCTCCTCGGCGACGTAATGGCCCTTCTGCGTCCAGCGCCAGCTATACTGGTCCTTCGCCTCAACGCCTTCCGGCGCGAACCAGTTCGGCACCTCCCAGCCGTTGAGGACGCCCCAGACGGCGCCGCGCTGCGACAGGATATCGTAGGACGGGGCGGTCTTCTGCGGGCGGGCGGCGGGCATGTCCTGGCCGGGGAAATGCAGCTCGGCATGGGTGCCCCAGCTTTCGCGTACCTTCTGGCGCGTCCATTCCTTGTTGGCGTAGTCGCCGAAGCGGCGCGGGTCGAGCTCGGACGTATCGAGGCTGTTGGCGCCCTCGACGATGCGCTCGGAGAGGTAGTAGCCGATGGCGCCGCCCCACAGGATGCCGCCGGGCACGCCCTCGGCGATCCACACATTCTCCAGCCCCCAGGCGGGGCCGACCAGCGGCAGCTCGTCGGCGGTCATCTGGAAGGGACCACGGACATTGGCCTTGATGCCGACGCGGCCGAGCGCCGGAACCATCTCCATCGCGGCTTCCCAGTTCCAGGCCACCGCGTCGAAGTCCTCTTCCACGAGATCGGCGCCGAACCATTCCGGCACGCCGTTCTCGGCGAAGAGCTTGAGGTGCTCGGTCTTCTCGTAGGGGCCGAACATCAGCCCGTCGCCCTCCTCGCGAAGATAGCCTTCGAAGCCCTCGTCGCGCAGGATCGGCATTTCCGGCAGGCCCTGGCGCTTGCGCTCGATGATCTCGGGAACGGCGTCGGTGATCCAGTACTGGTGCAGGATCGGGATGGCCGGGATTTCGAGACCGAGCATCGCGCCCGTCTGGCGGGCATAGTTGCCGGTTGCCGAGATGATGTGCTCGCAGATGATCTCGCCATTGTTGGTGATGATCTTCCATTCGCCGCCGGCAAGGCGCTCGAAGCCCTTCACCTCGGTGTTGAGGTAGATCTTCGCGCCGCGGTCGCGCGCGCCTTTCGCCATGGCCTGGGTGACGTCGGCCGGAGCGATGTGGCCGTCATCGGGATGGTAGAGCGCGGCCAGCATATCCTTGTTGTTTTCGAGCAGCGGCCAGAGCTCGCGCGCCTCCTTCGGCGTCACGAGCTCGGCGCGGATGCCCTGCACGGCGGCAACGCTCATGTAGCTCTTGTATTCGTCGAGGCGATCCCGCGTGTTGGCGATGCGCAGCTGCCCGCATTTGTGCCAGCCGACATGCTGGCCGGTCTCGGCCTCGAGACCCTCGTAGATCTCGATGGTCTTGGCGATCATTCGGCCGATATTGATGCTGCGCGCATAGGAGGGGATAAGGCCGGCAGCGTGCCAGGTGGAGCCGGCGGTGAGCTGCGTGCGCTCCAGAAGCGCGACATCCGTCCAGCCGCGCTTGGTGAGACCGTAGAGAATGGCGGCGCCGACGCAACCGCCGCCGATGACGACGGCGCGAGCATGAGTTTGCATGGAGAGGTTCCCTCGAATTGGTTTTCACCAACCTACAAACGCCCCTTCGCACTGTAATCTTGCTAAAAATTGCCAGGGGGCATAACCTCAGATTATGCACAGACTCCGCTCCCTCGTCCCGTCCGCCAACTACCTCTTCTGCTTCGAGGCCGCCGCCCGCAGGCGCAGCTTCACCGCGGCCGCGCAGGAGCTGAATGTCAGCCAGCCGGCCGTCAGCAAGACGATCCGCCTGCTGGAGGAGGCGACCGGGCTGAAGCTCTTCCGCCGCGACCACACGCGGCTGGAACTGACGGCGGAAGGCCAGCGGCTCTACAAGGAAACGCAGGAGGCCTTCGACCATCTGCACATGGTCATTTCGTCGCTGCAGCAGAAGCATTCCAACGATGTGGTGCGCGTATCCTTCTCCGCCTCCTTCGTGCAGCTATGGCTGCTGCCCCGGCTGAAGGACTTCAAGGCCAAGCACCCGGACATATCGCTGCGCATCGAGGAAAGCAGCCGCGACGACCAGGACCTAGTGGAAGAGGATATCGACCTTTCCGCCCGCCTCGGCAACGGCAAGTGGCCGGGCATCCATTCCTGGCGCTTCGTGACGGAAGAGGTTCTGCCGGTGTGCAGCCCGGATTACCTGAAGGAGCACGCGCCGATCCGCGAGCCCGCCGACCTCCTCCAGCATACGCTGTTGAATTTCGAGGAGCGGCATCGCACCCGCCTCGCCTGGCGCGAATGGCTGGAACGGCATGCGGTTCCCGTGGCGCGGCTGAAGCAGGATTTCGTTTTCACCGACGCGCTCGGTTCCATCGAGGCGGCGGTGCTCGGCCAGGGCATCGCGCTCGGCTGGAAGCATCTGGTGCGCGATCACATAGAGGCCGGGCGGCTGGTATTCCCGCTGCGGGAATCCTACCGCTCAGGACACGCGATCCACATCGTCATGCCCGCCCAGCGCCCGCCGAAACGGGGAACGGAACTCTTCCGCGACTGGCTGATCGAGCAGGATGCCGACGCGGACGTGCCGGTCTGAACTTCAGGCCTTGCGATCCTTCGGCTGGCCGAACACATAGTCCGTCACCTTCGGCAGAAACGTGTCGGAGCGATAGCTCCGTGGCTTCTCGCCGACCGCGCTGCCGGTGTTGAGGATGCCGGCCTGATAGTCGTCGGCAAAGAGGCTGTAGGGATAGGGTGCCTCGATGGCGCTGGCCGCATCGAGCGCGGCGCGCTGGCTGGCGGTCAGGTCGAAATCGAGCGCGGCGAGATTGTCGTCAAGCTGCTCGAGCCTGCTTGCGCCGACGATGGCGGCGGCGACACCCGGACGGTTCACCACCCAGTTGAGCGCCACCTGCGCCATGCTGCGCCCCGCTTCGGCGGCCACCGCCTCCAGAGCCGCGACGATGCGCACATTGCGCTCGGTGAAGAGGCCGAGGCCGCTGCCGGAAGAATCGAGCGCGAGCCGCCCCTCCTTCGCGCCGGAGCGGTATTTCCCCGAAAGCAGGCCCATGGCGAGCGGACTCCAGGCAGTGATGCCGAGGCCGAGCGTTTCGGCCAGCGGCACGAATTCATGTTCGATGCTGCGTTCCACCAGCGAATAGGGAAGCTGCAGGCTTATGGGCTGGGAGAGCGCATGGGCCTCGGCCCAGGTCTGGGCCCGCGCCGCATACCAGCCGGGCACGTCGGAGAGACCCGCGTGGCGTATCTTGCCCGCCCGCACGAGATCGTCGAGCGTGCGCATCACCTCCTCCACCGGGGTCATGCGGTCCCAGGTGTGCAGCAGATAGAGGTCGATATAGTCCGTCTTCAGCCGCTTCAGCGAGGCATCGACCGCGCGCATGATGTTCTTGCGCCCGTTGCCGCCGGCATTCGGGTTGCCGGGCGCCAAGTTGTTGGAAAACTTGGTGGCGATGACGACATGGTCGCGCAGGCCCGCCTCGGCGACGAAGCTGCCGACAAGGCTCTCGCTCATGCCGCCCGCATAGGAATCGGCCGTATCGATGAAATTGCCGCCGGCCTCGACATAGCGCCGGAAGATGGCGCGGGCGCTCGCCTCGTCGCTGCCCCAGGAGCCGCCGATGCCGCGGATACCGGCATTGCCGAAGGTCATGGTGCCGAGCGCGAGGCGGCTGACCCGCAATCCGGAGCGGCCGAGGAGATAATAATGGTCGAGCGACATTGTCGGTCCTATCGTCTTACGTGGAGCTACATGCTGCCCATATAGGGGCGGCGCACCGTGCTCTGCTGCACATAATTGATCATGGTGATGAAGTCGAAGACCGGCCGGCCGGTCGCCGCCTGAACCGCATGGGCATAGGGCGGCAGGTCGCTGCATTCGAGCAGGATCGACCGCACATCGGGATTCTCCTCGACGAGCCGCCGGGCGACATCAGTCACCTCGCGCTCGATGGCCGCCGAATCCAGCGTGCCGCGCTCTTCGAGGATCGCCTCACGGAACTCCGTCTGCTCCTCCATGCCGGCAATGGCGAGCGGCACGTGATCCCCGACATTGCAGGCGGAAAAGTGTCGGCGGGTCAGCCTGGAGGCATTGGCGGTGATGACGCCGACGCGCCCGCCGCAGAGCACATGCATGAAGGGGATCTGCATGAGGCTGGAGAGGAAGACGGGAATGTCGACGGCCGACGCCACCTCTTCCTGGAAATAGGCCATGAAGCCACAAGCCCCGGTGATCGCCTTGACGCCGCGGTTCTGCAATTCGACCGCCGCCTCCACGAAGACCTCCTTGAGGGCCGGGTCGCGCTGGTTCAGCAGCCGGTCGATCGAGGCGCCGCGCACCTCCTGGAACCGCACCGGATAATCATAGGTGGTCGCATTGCCGACATTTCCCGGCACGCAAGGATAGGCCGCGTCGAGGATGAGGATACCGATCTGCTCGCCGTACCACGACTGCGTCCGCCGCGTGACCGTGTAGACAGTCATCGTTGGTGTCTCCAGATAATCATGTCAGGGAGGACGGGGGAGCCGCGCTCCCCCGCTTTATGGCCTACTCAACGAGGCGCGGCGCGCCGGTCTCGGCGGCGGTGCCGTCAAGGCCGTAGGACTTGAGGATGGTCACGATCGTGCCGTCCGCATGCATGTCGGTGATCGCGGCGTCGAGGGCGACACCGAATTCCTTGGCGCTCAGCGCATAGGGGAAGGCCGCCTGCGCGGCTTCCTTGGTCGCCTTCACGCGGTCGTCCGGCGCGGCGACATTGACCTTGACGTCACCCAGCGCGCCCTTCTGCGCAGCGACGACGCCGGTCGAATAGCCGTCCACCGCCACATCGATGCGGCCGGAGGACAGGTCCTGCTGCATGTTGACCGAGTTCGGGTAGAGCTTCAGCGAGCCGCCCAGCATGGCCTTGAGGTCGGCGACCCAGAGATAGCCCTGCACCGTGCCGACCTGTTTGCCTTCGAGGTCGGAGACGTTCTTGAAGCCTTCCTTCGAATAGATGCCCATCTGGTCGGTATAGAGCGGGGCGGAAAGGCTCATGACCTTGGCGCGCTCGGCCGTGCGGTACCAGTCGCCGGTGGTGATGTCGGCCTGACCGGAGAGCACATACTGGATGGCCGCGGCCGGGTCGACCGCGATGGCCTTGACCTTCAGGCATTCGCGCTTGGCGAATTCGGCGGCGATATCGCCGTCGATGCCCTTCATGTTGCCGCTGTCGTCGACGAAGGAATGGGGAACGAAGGTGGTGACGGCGACCGTCAGCGTGCCGGCCTCGATGGTGGAGAACTGGTGCTTCGGCGTGCAATCCTCGGCAGAGGCGATCCCGGCCGAAAGGGCCAGGCCGGCGATGCCGGCAAGGAGGAACTGCGTGGTGGTCGTGATTTTCGGCATGCAGGTGTCCTTTCAGCTTGGTTTCAACGTTGCGCGTAGAGGCCGGCGCGCCTTTCGACGTGATTGACGAGAAGTGCGGCGGGAATGGAAATGGCGGCATAGAGCACGCCCGCGGCGAGAAGCGCCGGGAAGTAGCGGAAGGTGGTCGAGCCGATCTCGTAGGCCCGGCTCACCAGTTCCGGCAGTGCGATGGTGAAGCAGAGCGACGTGCCCTGGAAGATCAGGATCGAGAAGCCGAGCAGCGCCGGCAGCGCGACCCGTAGGCCCTGCGGCAGCAGCACGTAGCGCAGCTCGTCGAACCGATTGAGGCCGAGCGCTTCGGCCGCCTCCCGCTGGCCGTGGGCGACCGATTGCAGGCTGGCGCGGATGATCTCGCTGGTATAGGCGCCGGTGTTCCAGGCAAGTGCGATCACCGCGGCCGAGAAGGAGCCGAGCGTCAGCCCGGTCGTCGGCAGGCCGAAATAAATGAACTGCAGCAGCACCAGCGCCGGCGCGCCGCGACCGACCTCGACCAGGAAGAGGCTGAGCCCCTTCAGGAAGCGGCTCTTTGCCAGCACCCCGAGCGCCAGAACGAGGCCGAAGGGAATGCCGATAGCGAGGCTGAGCGCCGTCACCTGGAGGCTGATGGAAAGGCCGCCCAGAAGGTCCGGCAGCCAGGCGGCAATTTCGTCTTGGGTCGGAAACATCAGCGTGCCACCTTTGCCCGGAGATAACCATCGGCAACGCGCGAGAGCCAGGCGATGGGCAGGCTCAGCAGCACGTAGAACAGGCCGACCAGCGCGAAGACCTCCAGCCCCCGGAAGGTGAGCTGCGACAGCTGGTTGCCCTGATAGGCAAGCTCGGCCACGCCGATGGTGGAGGCAACCGCGGTCTCCTTCATGAGGCCGATGAGGTAGCTTGCCGCGGAGGGCAGCGCGACGCGGAAGGCCTGCGGCGCGACGATGTCGCGGAAGGTCGACCAGCGGCCGAGATCGAGCGCGGCGGAGGCCTCCCACTGGCCGTGATGGATGGAGGCGACGGCGCCGCGGTAGATTTCCGCCATGTTCGCGGCCGCGATCAGGCCGAGGCCCATCAGCGCGGCATTGAAGGGATTGATCGGCATGACGCTCATGCCGAGACCGAAGAAGATGATGAAGAGCCAGAGGATCGGCGGGATGGCGCGCACGATCTGGATGACGGTCATGGCGAGGAAGCGGACCGGCCAGAGCCGGCTCTGCCGCGCGGCGAGCAGGGGAACGCCGAGCACGGCGCCGATGAGGAACGCCCCACCGGTGAGCGCGACGGTCCAGACGAGGCCCCGCAGCAGCGGCACGAAGTCCGCCGCGTTCATCGGTCGTGCACCGCGCGCAGGAAGCGCTTCGTGCGCTCCTCCCGCGGATTGCGCATGACGTCCTTGGACGGCCCCTTCTCGATGATGTTGCCGTCGGCCATGATCATGACCGTGTCGGAGACGTTCTCGGCAAAGCCCATCTCGTGGGTGACGACGATCATCGTCATGCCGCTTTCGGCAAGCTCCCGCATGACGGCGAGGACTTCCAGCCCAAGCTCCGGGTCGAGCGCCGAGGTCGGTTCGTCGAACAGCATGATCTCCGGATCGAGGGCGAGCGCACGGGCAATCGCGATGCGCTGCTGCTGGCCGCCGGAACACCGCACGGGAAACTGCCCCGCCTTGTCGGCAAGGCCGACGCGCTTGAGCAGCTGCATGGAGCGCTCACCGGCTTCCGCCCGGCTGCGGCCGAGCGTTCGCTCCTGCGCGAGGCTGACATTGCGCAGCACCGACATGTGCGGGAAGAGGTTGAAGGACTGGAACACCATGCCGACGCGGCGGCGAAGGCCCGACAGTTCCGGCCGCCCCACCGGCCGCGCGGCGTCGATCGTCATGGAGCCGATGGAGATCGTGCCGCCGTCCGGCGGCTCGAGATAGTTGATGCAGCGCAGGAGCGTGCTCTTGCCCGAGCCGCTCGGCCCGATGATGGCGAGCACTTCACCGGAACGCACCTCCAGATCGATGCCGTCGAGAACCGTATGGCTGCCGTAATGCTTGCTGAGGGATGTGAGGCGAATGAGCACGTTGTCGGAGGCTGGCATCATTTCAGGTTATGCCCCGCTCCGTCCGCGACGCGGCCGACCTTCGCTTCGAAGATAAAGGATGGCTTCAAGCAGACCATCATGTCCCCCCATAAAGCGGCCTCCGCGCGCCAGCCTGACGGGCTGGTCGCCTCCGAACCGCTCTTTCGTGCAAATGGCCGCCGGATGATCCGTTTCGGCCGTGTTCCCTTGTTATTTCAACGGATGTTAACACTCTGACACATGCTGAGCAGGCAGAAAAAATTGCACACCCGCCAAACCTGAAGTTATGCCGTTGGTCATGGGGAATGGCGCCGGCAAAGCATGGCGTCAGGCAGCGGATTGCCGGAAGCCTCCGGCCTCCGGCACCGCGAATGGCAGATCTCAGTTGATCGAGACGAAATTGCCGCCCTTGTCGAACCAGCAATTGAAGAAAGCCGTGCCCTTGCCGTCAGGATAATTGCCCTGCACGACATAGCCCCGGCCGCTCATGAAGGGCCGGTTCGTCGTGATGCGCGATGGCCGGACGCGGAACTGCGCGGAGACTTCGCCGCGGCAATAGGCCGGCATCATACCGAGCGCGACGCCATCGGAGCGGCGGCGTGGCCGGCTTTCCCCATAGCCGCCACCGTCCTCGTCCTGCATCTGCGCGGCGCGGTCGCCCTTGACGCGGCACACGCCGTTCGCCCCGCCCGGTCCCGTATAGGAGACATCGGGGCTGCCGTCGCGATTGACGGAGACGGAAATGGTCAGCCGGCCGAGGCGGGCCTCGTAGTAATTGTTGTTGAAGCGCTTCAGCCGGGCCTCCCGGCCGTTGATGAAGACCGGCCCGCCTTCATCGGCATGCACGCTCACCCGGCCCGGACACGCGGCGTTGAAGAAAGGAACCTTTGCCTCCGCGGCAGAGGCGAACAACGCTCCCGCGGCCACGAGAACGGCAGTGAAAATCGGCTTGTGCATGGAGAACTCCCTCCGGGTTTCGCCCGGATACTTTGCCGCCTTCAAGACCGATTGCAAGAGGCGGCGCATGGATGACTCTTTCGCGTCAAGAAGGGCTGCGCGCCGCGTGAAATCCACTATTTTGATCCGGTCTGATTCGGCCATGGCGGGAGAAAAGCAATGCGCGCAACACTGAACGACCTTGCGAGGGACCTTGCGGCGGGCAAGGTCACGGCCGCGCAGCTCATCGAGGAGTCGCTGGCGCGCATCGCCGAACCGGCGGGAGAAGGCGCACGCGCCTTCGTGAAGGTCCATGCCGAAAAGGCCCGCGTCGCGGCGAAGGCCGCCGACGAACTGCGCAGGGCCGGCCTCGCCCCCTCGCGCTTCGCCGGCATTCCCATCGCCGTGAAGGATCTGTTCGACCTTGCCGGCGAGCCGACTCCGGCAGGTTCCACGGTGCTGGCCGATGCCGCGCCTGCGACGAGCGATGCGCCCGCCATCGCCCGCCTCAAGGCCGCCGGCTTCATCGTCGTCGGCCGCAACAACATGACCGAATTCGCCTTTTCCGGCGTCGGCATCAACCCGCATTACGGCACGCCCGCCAATCCCTACGACCGGGCAACCGGCCGCATTCCAGGCGGCTCCTCCTCCGGTGCCGCCGTCAGCGTGGCGGACGGCATGGCGGCGGCCGCCATCGGCTCGGATACCGGCGGCTCCTGCCGCATCCCCGCCGCGCTCTGCGGCATTGTCGGCTACAAGCCGACGGCCAGCACAGTGCCGCTTGCCGGTGCGCTTCCGCTCTCCTTCACGCTCGATTCCATCGGCCCGCTGGCAAACAGCGTCGATTGCTGCGCCAGCCTCCACGAGATCCTGAGCGGCACCTCGCTTGATCAGGAAAGCCAGTGCGGCGTCGCGGGCCTGCGCATCGCCGTGCCGCAATCCGTCGTCTTCGACGGCATCGAGCCGCATGTGGCGAGAACCTTCGAGGCGGCCCTCAAGCGCCTTGCCGAAGCCGGTGCGGTGGTGAGCGAGATCGCGCTGAAGGAATTCGAGATGGTCGGCCAGATCAACGCCAGGGGCGGCTTCCCGGCCCCGGAGGCGCTCGCCTGGCACCGCGACCTCCTCGAGGAACACGGCGAGGCCTACGACCAGCGCGTGCGCGCCCGCATCCTGCGCGCCCGGGAGCAAACGGCTGCGGACTATATCGATATGCTGCACCTGCGCCGCGCCTATATCGAGGCGACGAACCGCGCGATCTCGGCCTATGACGTCCTCGCCATGCCGACCGTGCCGATGGTCGCCCCGGCCATCGGCACGCTGGAAGCCGACAACGATCTCTTCGTGAAGACCAACCTGACCCTGCTGCGCAACCCGGCGCTGATCAACATGCTGGACGGCTGCGCCATCTCGCTGCCGGCCCATGCCGAGGGGGAAGCCCCCGTCGGTCTTATGCTCGCCGCCGCCGGCGGCAGGGACGCCGCGCTCCTTGCCAACGCGCGGGCGGTGGAGGCGGCATTGCGGCGCTAGAGCCGCGGCCCATCCCCCTGATGCGCGATCTGCTTGAGGCCGCGCAGCGCATCCTCCACGTCCCGCCGCCCCGTCGCCGCTTCCGGATAGACGGCATAGGCGGGATAGGTGAATTCGGGCGCGCCCTCGACGCGTTCGAGCTCGCCGGACGCAAGATGGCGCGCCACCGTTCCCTTGCGGAAATAGCCCATGCCGCCGGCGCGCAGGATGTAATGAAGGGCGAGCGGCCCGAAGCCCACCTGCAACGCCGGCTCGGCAAAGCCGGCAAGCCCATAGCCACCCTGCCCGGCGAACTGCGATCCCCAGTCGACATGCACATAGTCCGGCTCGCGCTCCTCGCCGGCCTTGCGCACGAGGACAAGCTCCTCTTCCTCGATCAGCTCCACCTTGAAGCCCGGCATCAGCTTGGGCGCATAGAGCACAGCGATGTCGAGCACGCCGGTACGCAGCTGTTCCAACAGCTGGTCGGGAATACCGACCGCCGCGTGAATGGCGATCTCGGGACAGTTCCCCTTCATCCAGACCAGCCAGTCGAGCAGCAACGGGTTCCACAGGCTGACCTCGCCGCCGACCGCGACGACCGAAGTGCGGCCGGGCGGAACGGTGAGCTGCTGGCGCGCCCGCTCCCACACCTGCACGAAGGACTGCGCGAAGCGTTCGAATTCCCGCCCCGCCGGCGTCAGCGCGGCACCGTTGCGGGTGCGGACGAAGAGTTTGCGCCCGAGCGCCTCCTCCAGTGTGCGGATACGCGCGCTCACCGTGGTCTGGGTGATGTACAGCCGTTCCGAGGCCTTGAGGAAACTGCCCGTATGGACGATCTCAAGAAAGGTGCGCGCCCGGTCGATATCCATGGAAAGCCCCGCTCGATGCAATTTTCTTGCAGCTATAGCGCATTCGACGCGGCAGGGCTTGCCCTTTAATCCTTCGGCCGCTGCATTTCCCGCCGCAGTTCGGCAAGCGCCCGGCGCATGCCGTGCAGCTGGTCCATCAGATGAAGGATGACGTCGATGCCGGCCTCGTTCGCCCCGATGCCGGATTGCAGTTCACCGATCAGCCGCGCCCGGGCGACATCGATTTCCGAAAAGCTCAGGCCCGACGGCGTCCTTTCCGGCAGAAGCCATTCCTGCTCGATCCACAGTTCCAGCACCGTCACCTTCAGGCCGGAGGTCTTGAGGAACTCGTCCTTGCTCATCGCCATGATCAGGCCTCCTCACGCGGATTGAACGCCTGCCCCTTCGCCCAGCCGGCCACGAAAGCCTCGAGCTCGGCATCGGGCGGGCTCGGCAGCACCACCTTCAGCTTGACGAACTGGTCGCCGAAGCCGCCGCCGCGCTTCGGCGCGCCCTTGCCCTTCAGCCGCAGCGTCGTGCCGGTGTTGGAGCCCTTCGGCACCGTCATCGTCACCGCGCCGGTCGCCGTGGGAACATGGACACGCCCACCGAGGACCGCCTCGCTCAGGGAAACGGGCAGCTCGATGGTAATGTCGTCGCCCTCGCGGGAAAAGCGCGGATCGGCCAGCACCTCCACCTCGATCAAGGCATCGCCCGGCCCGCCCGTGCCGAGACCCGGCGCGCCCTTGCCCTTGAGGCGGATCGTCTGGCCGCTGACGAGGCCCGGCGGGATCTTCACGTCCAGCGTGCCACCGTCCGGCAGGGTGATGCGTCTCGTGGCACCGGCGATGGA
Coding sequences within:
- a CDS encoding electron transfer flavoprotein subunit beta/FixA family protein, with the translated sequence MKILVPVKRVVDYNVKIRVKSDGSGVELANVKMSMNPFDEISVEEALRLKEAGKAEEVVVVSIGPAKAEETLRTALAMGADRAVLVETDDAVEPLAVAKILKGVAEAEQPGLVIVGKQAIDDDSNQTGQMLSALLGWAQATFASKVEIGSGSAQVTREVDGGLQTIEVKLPAVVTTDLRLNEPRYASLPNIMKAKKKPLDKKAPADFGVDTSPRLKVLKTEEPSGRKAGVKVKSVAELVEKLKTEAGVL
- a CDS encoding amino acid ABC transporter permease, which translates into the protein MFPTQDEIAAWLPDLLGGLSISLQVTALSLAIGIPFGLVLALGVLAKSRFLKGLSLFLVEVGRGAPALVLLQFIYFGLPTTGLTLGSFSAAVIALAWNTGAYTSEIIRASLQSVAHGQREAAEALGLNRFDELRYVLLPQGLRVALPALLGFSILIFQGTSLCFTIALPELVSRAYEIGSTTFRYFPALLAAGVLYAAISIPAALLVNHVERRAGLYAQR
- a CDS encoding aldo/keto reductase, with protein sequence MSLDHYYLLGRSGLRVSRLALGTMTFGNAGIRGIGGSWGSDEASARAIFRRYVEAGGNFIDTADSYAGGMSESLVGSFVAEAGLRDHVVIATKFSNNLAPGNPNAGGNGRKNIMRAVDASLKRLKTDYIDLYLLHTWDRMTPVEEVMRTLDDLVRAGKIRHAGLSDVPGWYAARAQTWAEAHALSQPISLQLPYSLVERSIEHEFVPLAETLGLGITAWSPLAMGLLSGKYRSGAKEGRLALDSSGSGLGLFTERNVRIVAALEAVAAEAGRSMAQVALNWVVNRPGVAAAIVGASRLEQLDDNLAALDFDLTASQRAALDAASAIEAPYPYSLFADDYQAGILNTGSAVGEKPRSYRSDTFLPKVTDYVFGQPKDRKA
- a CDS encoding LysR substrate-binding domain-containing protein gives rise to the protein MHRLRSLVPSANYLFCFEAAARRRSFTAAAQELNVSQPAVSKTIRLLEEATGLKLFRRDHTRLELTAEGQRLYKETQEAFDHLHMVISSLQQKHSNDVVRVSFSASFVQLWLLPRLKDFKAKHPDISLRIEESSRDDQDLVEEDIDLSARLGNGKWPGIHSWRFVTEEVLPVCSPDYLKEHAPIREPADLLQHTLLNFEERHRTRLAWREWLERHAVPVARLKQDFVFTDALGSIEAAVLGQGIALGWKHLVRDHIEAGRLVFPLRESYRSGHAIHIVMPAQRPPKRGTELFRDWLIEQDADADVPV
- a CDS encoding transporter substrate-binding domain-containing protein, yielding MPKITTTTQFLLAGIAGLALSAGIASAEDCTPKHQFSTIEAGTLTVAVTTFVPHSFVDDSGNMKGIDGDIAAEFAKRECLKVKAIAVDPAAAIQYVLSGQADITTGDWYRTAERAKVMSLSAPLYTDQMGIYSKEGFKNVSDLEGKQVGTVQGYLWVADLKAMLGGSLKLYPNSVNMQQDLSSGRIDVAVDGYSTGVVAAQKGALGDVKVNVAAPDDRVKATKEAAQAAFPYALSAKEFGVALDAAITDMHADGTIVTILKSYGLDGTAAETGAPRLVE
- a CDS encoding aspartate/glutamate racemase family protein; the protein is MTVYTVTRRTQSWYGEQIGILILDAAYPCVPGNVGNATTYDYPVRFQEVRGASIDRLLNQRDPALKEVFVEAAVELQNRGVKAITGACGFMAYFQEEVASAVDIPVFLSSLMQIPFMHVLCGGRVGVITANASRLTRRHFSACNVGDHVPLAIAGMEEQTEFREAILEERGTLDSAAIEREVTDVARRLVEENPDVRSILLECSDLPPYAHAVQAATGRPVFDFITMINYVQQSTVRRPYMGSM
- a CDS encoding FAD-dependent oxidoreductase; this translates as MQTHARAVVIGGGCVGAAILYGLTKRGWTDVALLERTQLTAGSTWHAAGLIPSYARSINIGRMIAKTIEIYEGLEAETGQHVGWHKCGQLRIANTRDRLDEYKSYMSVAAVQGIRAELVTPKEARELWPLLENNKDMLAALYHPDDGHIAPADVTQAMAKGARDRGAKIYLNTEVKGFERLAGGEWKIITNNGEIICEHIISATGNYARQTGAMLGLEIPAIPILHQYWITDAVPEIIERKRQGLPEMPILRDEGFEGYLREEGDGLMFGPYEKTEHLKLFAENGVPEWFGADLVEEDFDAVAWNWEAAMEMVPALGRVGIKANVRGPFQMTADELPLVGPAWGLENVWIAEGVPGGILWGGAIGYYLSERIVEGANSLDTSELDPRRFGDYANKEWTRQKVRESWGTHAELHFPGQDMPAARPQKTAPSYDILSQRGAVWGVLNGWEVPNWFAPEGVEAKDQYSWRWTQKGHYVAEEVKAVRNAVGLVEMTPMTKYEVSGPGAEAWLDGILANRLPKAGRVNLSHHLTKNGGVQAEYVVARLEDGSFYLISTPRAERWNFDDLSKLLPKDGSVQLRNVTNERGCFTVVGPKAREVLQGLTEMDLSNEAFPWFGVKSGTVGLATDVRMLRVNYEGELGWELYHPLPYQRQLLQAILAAGEPHGLRLIGYHALESLRLEKSYRAMYRDMNPELTAWESSLDRFIRLDKGDFIGKAALVHQQQEGVKQRSVTIAIDTEDASSLIHEGIYHEGKLVGRITSGSYAYTVGHDIAFALLPVELGTPGTELEVPILGERRKARVIAESPYDPEALRGRM